The proteins below come from a single Chryseobacterium bernardetii genomic window:
- a CDS encoding heavy metal translocating P-type ATPase, with the protein MATNRENIYIPLEDVESEHCALIVEKGLAQVKGVETHKVELNNRRAAITVDSNETVGEAVKAIKDLGYGVPTVKSAFPVLGMTCASCAGSAESIVKYQPGVVNASVNFATGNLTVEYLPNMTDASTLQKAVQGVGYDLLIEDETKQQETLEAIHEKKFRTLKNKTIWAIILSLPVVIIGMFFMDMPYGNEIMWAFSTPVVVWLGRDFFVNAWKQAQHRSANMDTLVALSTGIAYLFSVFNMLFADFWHQRGLHAHVYFEAAAVIIAFILLGKLLEEKAKGNTSSAIKKLMGLQPKTVIVIQADGMEKQTAIEDVNAGDIILVKSGEKIAVDGMVTSGSSYVDESMLSGEPVPVLKKENEKVFAGTINQKGSFQFRAVKVGKETMLAQIIKMVQDAQGSKAPVQKLVDKIAGIFVPVVIGISILTFVLWLVLGGDNGVVQGLLAAVTVLVIACPCALGLATPTAIMVGVGKGAEKGILIKDAESLELAKKVEAIILDKTGTITEGRPEVTGIQWLNNDDTTKGILVSIEKKSEHPLAEAVVKHLDGTVNTALTQFESITGKGAKADYNNETYFVGNKKLLAENNVSIPEQLQQQADEWGLQPKTIIWFADSKQALAVIAISDKVKETSVQAIKEMQEMGIDLYMLTGDNEATAKAIAEQTGIKHYKAEVLPQHKADFVKELQRKGKVVAMVGDGINDSTALATADVSIAMGKGSDIAMDVAKMTIISSDLTKIPQAIRLSKQTAATIKQNLFWAFIYNVIGIPVAAGILYPVNGFLLNPMIAGAAMALSSVSVVSNSLRLKWKK; encoded by the coding sequence ATGGCGACAAACAGAGAAAATATATACATTCCATTGGAGGATGTAGAAAGCGAACACTGTGCATTAATCGTTGAAAAGGGATTGGCACAGGTAAAAGGCGTAGAAACCCATAAAGTAGAGCTGAACAACCGAAGGGCAGCGATTACAGTAGATAGCAATGAAACCGTAGGCGAGGCTGTTAAGGCAATTAAAGATTTAGGTTACGGAGTTCCTACGGTTAAAAGTGCTTTTCCGGTATTGGGCATGACCTGTGCATCCTGTGCGGGCAGTGCCGAAAGCATTGTGAAATACCAACCGGGAGTAGTTAATGCTTCCGTGAACTTTGCAACGGGCAATCTTACCGTGGAATATCTGCCCAATATGACCGATGCCTCCACCCTGCAAAAAGCGGTTCAGGGAGTAGGTTACGACCTATTGATTGAAGACGAAACCAAGCAGCAGGAAACGCTCGAAGCCATCCACGAAAAGAAATTCCGAACCTTGAAAAACAAGACCATTTGGGCAATTATCCTTTCCCTGCCCGTGGTAATCATAGGAATGTTCTTTATGGATATGCCTTACGGCAATGAAATTATGTGGGCATTCTCTACACCTGTTGTAGTGTGGTTGGGCAGGGATTTTTTTGTAAATGCGTGGAAACAAGCCCAGCACCGTTCTGCGAATATGGATACATTGGTAGCATTGAGTACAGGTATTGCATACCTTTTTAGTGTGTTCAATATGCTGTTTGCCGATTTTTGGCATCAAAGAGGTTTACACGCCCACGTTTATTTTGAAGCAGCAGCCGTCATTATCGCATTCATTCTGTTAGGCAAATTATTAGAAGAAAAAGCCAAAGGCAATACTTCATCAGCCATTAAAAAGTTAATGGGCTTACAGCCTAAAACCGTTATCGTAATACAAGCAGACGGAATGGAAAAACAAACCGCCATTGAAGATGTAAACGCAGGCGATATTATTCTTGTAAAATCAGGCGAAAAAATTGCAGTGGACGGTATGGTTACTTCGGGCAGTTCTTACGTTGATGAAAGTATGTTGAGTGGCGAACCTGTACCTGTACTAAAAAAAGAAAACGAAAAGGTATTTGCGGGTACGATTAACCAAAAAGGAAGTTTTCAATTCCGAGCCGTTAAGGTAGGCAAAGAAACAATGCTTGCCCAAATCATCAAAATGGTACAAGATGCACAAGGCAGTAAAGCACCCGTACAAAAGTTGGTAGATAAGATTGCAGGGATTTTTGTGCCTGTTGTCATAGGAATTTCAATACTCACATTTGTTTTATGGTTGGTATTGGGTGGCGATAACGGAGTTGTGCAGGGATTATTGGCGGCAGTTACGGTATTGGTTATTGCTTGTCCTTGTGCTTTGGGATTGGCTACACCTACGGCAATTATGGTCGGAGTGGGCAAAGGTGCTGAAAAAGGCATTTTAATAAAAGATGCTGAAAGTTTGGAATTAGCCAAAAAAGTAGAAGCCATTATATTAGACAAAACAGGAACGATTACAGAGGGCAGACCAGAGGTAACAGGTATTCAATGGCTCAACAATGACGATACCACCAAAGGCATTTTAGTAAGTATCGAAAAAAAATCGGAACACCCATTAGCCGAAGCCGTAGTAAAGCATCTTGACGGAACGGTAAACACAGCTTTAACACAATTCGAGAGCATTACAGGTAAAGGAGCAAAAGCCGATTACAATAACGAAACCTATTTTGTAGGCAATAAAAAACTGTTGGCAGAAAACAATGTCAGTATTCCCGAACAATTACAACAACAAGCCGATGAATGGGGCTTACAGCCTAAAACCATTATTTGGTTTGCAGACAGTAAACAAGCACTTGCAGTAATAGCCATATCCGACAAAGTAAAAGAAACATCGGTACAGGCAATCAAAGAAATGCAGGAAATGGGCATTGACCTGTATATGCTGACCGGAGATAATGAAGCTACCGCTAAAGCCATTGCGGAGCAGACAGGCATCAAGCATTACAAAGCCGAAGTTTTGCCACAGCACAAAGCCGATTTTGTAAAAGAGTTACAGCGTAAAGGTAAAGTAGTTGCAATGGTTGGGGACGGTATCAATGACAGTACAGCTTTGGCAACAGCCGATGTAAGTATAGCAATGGGAAAAGGTTCAGACATCGCAATGGACGTAGCCAAGATGACCATCATTTCGTCCGACCTGACCAAGATACCGCAGGCAATACGCTTGTCCAAACAGACCGCAGCCACCATCAAGCAAAACCTGTTCTGGGCGTTTATCTACAACGTAATCGGCATTCCGGTAGCGGCAGGCATCCTTTACCCTGTTAACGGCTTTCTGCTCAACCCGATGATTGCAGGTGCGGCAATGGCATTGAGCAGCGTGAGCGTGGTCAGTAACAGCCTGCGGTTGAAGTGGAAGAAATAA
- a CDS encoding heavy-metal-associated domain-containing protein — MENKQFQFKTNINCGGCIASVKPHLDKAEGICHWEVDTANKDKVLTVKSEGITEQEVISTVQKAGFKIEPLNA, encoded by the coding sequence ATGGAAAATAAACAATTTCAATTCAAGACGAACATCAATTGTGGCGGTTGTATCGCATCTGTAAAGCCGCACTTGGACAAGGCAGAGGGCATATGCCATTGGGAAGTGGACACGGCCAACAAGGACAAGGTACTTACAGTGAAGTCCGAGGGCATTACCGAGCAGGAAGTAATATCGACCGTACAAAAGGCAGGCTTCAAAATAGAACCTTTGAATGCCTAA
- a CDS encoding DUF3347 domain-containing protein codes for MKSLSKIVMVIAVLLSSINGFAQIKNAKTETVKIYGNCGMCKTTIEKAGNVKKVASVDWNKDTKMATLTYDGDKTNQDEILKRIALAGYDSEKFRAPDDVYAKLAGCCQYDRPVKTVAKNKEAGMDMNAGHGNHDHSQMAANKDAAQNQSQLKAVFDNYFSVKDALIKTDAATASAKAAELAASLKAVDMNKLSAEEHTAWMKVMQDLTANAESISKSKDVAKQRSAFAALSESIYTLAKVSKQDTPVYYQHCPMYNGGKGANWLSKENAVKNPYYGSQMLTCGSTVETIK; via the coding sequence ATGAAATCATTATCAAAAATAGTGATGGTAATCGCCGTGTTACTATCATCAATAAACGGCTTCGCACAAATCAAGAATGCGAAAACAGAAACCGTAAAGATTTACGGCAATTGTGGTATGTGCAAAACCACCATCGAAAAAGCAGGTAACGTAAAAAAGGTAGCCAGTGTTGACTGGAACAAAGATACCAAGATGGCTACGCTCACCTATGACGGCGACAAAACAAATCAGGATGAAATCCTGAAACGTATCGCTTTGGCTGGTTATGACAGTGAGAAGTTCCGTGCGCCGGATGACGTATATGCTAAACTGGCTGGTTGCTGCCAGTATGATAGACCAGTGAAGACGGTTGCCAAAAACAAGGAGGCGGGAATGGACATGAATGCCGGACATGGCAATCACGACCATAGCCAAATGGCAGCTAACAAAGATGCAGCCCAAAACCAATCACAGCTAAAGGCTGTATTTGACAACTACTTTTCAGTGAAAGATGCTTTGATAAAAACCGATGCGGCGACCGCATCTGCCAAAGCCGCTGAATTGGCTGCATCCCTTAAAGCAGTCGATATGAATAAGCTATCGGCAGAGGAACATACGGCTTGGATGAAAGTGATGCAGGACTTGACGGCCAATGCGGAAAGCATTTCAAAATCAAAAGATGTTGCAAAACAAAGAAGTGCTTTTGCGGCACTTTCGGAAAGCATCTACACACTTGCCAAAGTTTCTAAACAGGACACCCCCGTTTATTACCAGCACTGCCCTATGTACAATGGAGGTAAGGGAGCCAATTGGCTAAGTAAAGAGAATGCGGTTAAAAATCCATATTACGGCTCACAGATGCTTACCTGCGGCAGTACCGTTGAAACCATTAAATAA
- a CDS encoding phosphoribosylpyrophosphate synthetase: MVQALKDLRQRGYSMDFSLLPDCLYCASRSLKLKPEDFTVTETHRFESLDSSPDNNAVIYAISSNDGKNKGVLVDAYGAYAEEMTHEMAKKLSAT; this comes from the coding sequence ATGGTGCAGGCGCTTAAAGACCTAAGACAGCGTGGATACAGTATGGACTTTAGTCTGTTGCCGGACTGCCTGTACTGTGCGTCAAGGAGCCTGAAACTAAAACCGGAGGATTTTACGGTTACGGAAACCCATAGGTTTGAAAGCCTCGACAGCAGTCCTGATAACAATGCCGTGATTTATGCCATATCGTCCAATGATGGTAAGAATAAAGGCGTACTTGTGGATGCCTATGGTGCTTATGCCGAAGAAATGACCCATGAGATGGCAAAAAAATTAAGTGCAACATAA
- a CDS encoding heavy metal translocating P-type ATPase — MHPQVLKDEPGKCPLCGMALVPVGGASASHEHTSGHGHSGHSQHGHADENFNKHEGHHTGDFLTRFWISLVITIPILLLSHMIQQWLGFSLAFNGDKYVLLALGTVIYCYGGLPFLKGMIGEVKAKAIGMMTLVAIAISVAYVYSVAVVFGLQGMDFFWELATLIDIMLLGHWLEMRSQMAASRALQSLVALLPNDVTVERGGEAVKIKLEDLQSGETAIIKPGEKIPADGLVLEGLSYINESMLTGESIPVKKEKDGKVIAGSINGDGALKVKVTAVGKDSYLNRVINLVQEAQATKSNTQNLADKVAKWLTFIAIAVGIGTFAYWYASSGDIAFALERMVTVMVTACPHALGVAIPLVVAISTTLSATNGLLIRNRTAFETTRKLSTVIFDKTGTLTKGSHAVEKVIPLTDEYNADEVIQYAAAVQQNSEHHIAKGIMATLKEKSLALWKSENFSYMQGIGVKGVVNGKNVVAGGPNYFTENHLSLPEIPNEINQEAETVNFVLIDDRVIGLITLADSIREGSAQAIEELKKMGIKSFLLTGDNDRIAAAVAGKLGMDGYLANVLPHNKQEKVKEFQAKGEIVAMTGDGVNDAPALAQADVGIAVGSGTDVAAETADIILVDSDPRDVVKLIDFGKLTYKKMVQNLIWAVGYNVVAIPLAAGVLYPNFVLSPAMGAVLMSVSTIVVAINASFLKIKK, encoded by the coding sequence ATGCACCCACAGGTGCTAAAAGACGAACCGGGAAAATGCCCGCTCTGTGGCATGGCATTGGTTCCCGTTGGCGGTGCGTCAGCTTCTCATGAACACACATCAGGACATGGGCATTCCGGGCATTCTCAACATGGCCATGCTGACGAAAACTTTAATAAACATGAGGGGCATCATACAGGCGATTTCCTCACACGTTTTTGGATAAGCCTTGTCATTACAATCCCTATCCTGCTCCTGTCACACATGATACAGCAATGGTTGGGTTTCTCCCTTGCTTTCAATGGCGATAAATATGTGCTGCTGGCATTGGGTACGGTGATTTATTGCTATGGAGGCTTACCGTTCCTAAAGGGAATGATTGGCGAGGTGAAAGCCAAAGCCATAGGGATGATGACACTTGTTGCCATTGCCATATCCGTAGCCTATGTTTATTCCGTAGCCGTTGTATTTGGCTTGCAGGGTATGGACTTCTTTTGGGAACTGGCAACCCTAATTGACATCATGCTGTTAGGGCATTGGCTGGAAATGCGTTCCCAAATGGCTGCTTCACGGGCATTACAGTCATTGGTGGCTTTGCTGCCCAACGATGTTACCGTGGAACGTGGCGGAGAAGCTGTAAAGATAAAGCTCGAAGACCTGCAAAGCGGTGAAACGGCTATCATAAAACCGGGAGAAAAAATTCCAGCCGATGGATTGGTACTGGAGGGGCTTTCGTATATCAACGAGAGTATGCTTACCGGAGAAAGTATTCCCGTGAAAAAGGAAAAGGACGGAAAGGTCATCGCAGGCTCTATCAATGGCGATGGTGCGCTGAAAGTTAAGGTAACAGCCGTTGGAAAAGACAGCTACCTGAACAGGGTTATCAATCTTGTGCAGGAGGCACAAGCTACTAAGTCCAATACGCAAAACCTTGCGGACAAAGTTGCCAAATGGCTCACCTTTATTGCCATTGCCGTTGGCATAGGCACATTTGCCTATTGGTATGCAAGCAGTGGAGATATTGCCTTTGCGCTTGAAAGAATGGTAACGGTAATGGTAACGGCCTGCCCGCACGCATTGGGCGTGGCTATCCCGTTGGTGGTCGCCATTTCCACAACGCTATCGGCGACCAATGGTCTGCTCATCCGCAACCGCACAGCATTTGAAACCACCCGAAAACTTTCCACTGTCATTTTTGATAAGACCGGAACGCTCACCAAAGGTTCCCATGCCGTAGAAAAGGTTATACCGTTAACAGACGAATATAATGCCGATGAGGTTATCCAGTATGCTGCCGCAGTACAGCAAAATTCGGAACACCATATCGCCAAAGGCATTATGGCTACATTGAAAGAAAAGAGCCTTGCCTTATGGAAGTCTGAAAACTTCAGCTATATGCAGGGCATAGGTGTTAAAGGTGTTGTGAACGGGAAAAATGTCGTAGCTGGCGGCCCGAATTATTTCACCGAAAACCACCTTTCCCTGCCTGAAATTCCAAACGAAATCAATCAGGAAGCAGAAACGGTCAACTTTGTCCTCATTGATGACCGGGTAATCGGCCTCATTACTTTGGCAGACAGCATCCGTGAGGGGTCGGCACAGGCGATTGAGGAACTCAAAAAAATGGGCATCAAGTCCTTTCTGCTCACCGGGGACAACGACAGGATTGCTGCTGCCGTAGCCGGAAAATTGGGTATGGACGGGTATTTGGCTAATGTGCTTCCGCACAACAAGCAGGAGAAAGTAAAGGAGTTTCAGGCAAAAGGCGAAATCGTAGCAATGACTGGTGATGGTGTAAATGATGCACCTGCACTGGCACAGGCAGATGTGGGCATTGCCGTGGGTTCCGGTACGGACGTGGCTGCCGAAACAGCGGATATCATATTGGTAGACAGCGACCCGAGGGATGTGGTCAAACTGATTGACTTCGGCAAACTTACCTACAAAAAGATGGTACAGAACCTGATATGGGCGGTTGGCTACAACGTGGTGGCAATACCGCTTGCGGCAGGCGTACTCTATCCGAATTTTGTTTTAAGTCCCGCTATGGGTGCTGTGCTGATGAGTGTAAGCACCATTGTAGTGGCTATTAACGCAAGTTTTTTAAAAATCAAAAAATAA
- a CDS encoding DUF3347 domain-containing protein yields the protein MKNLTLSIIAVIMAFVTVSCNQASNKNEQSSKDTTVVSQEHPASHLKGDDTATTPDVSGTPSGQDAEAKNFSIAPIVTDYLSLKNALVSDDDKAAASAGKKLLATLNKMDMKSIPADKHKKYMDIADDAKEHAEHIGENVGNIHHQREHLASLGEDLKDLIDLFGTSQTLYQDHCPMFNEGKGAVWLSETKEIKNPYYGSKMISCGSVKKQY from the coding sequence ATGAAAAATCTAACATTATCAATCATTGCTGTTATCATGGCATTTGTAACAGTATCATGCAATCAGGCATCCAACAAAAACGAGCAGTCTTCAAAAGATACTACTGTTGTATCACAAGAACATCCTGCTTCCCACTTAAAAGGGGATGACACTGCAACTACCCCCGACGTTAGCGGTACACCGAGCGGTCAGGATGCAGAAGCTAAAAACTTTTCTATTGCACCTATAGTTACCGATTATCTATCATTAAAGAATGCTCTTGTTTCGGACGATGACAAAGCTGCCGCCAGTGCAGGGAAAAAACTGTTAGCTACGTTGAACAAAATGGATATGAAATCCATTCCTGCCGATAAACACAAAAAGTACATGGACATAGCAGACGATGCAAAAGAGCATGCAGAACATATTGGCGAAAATGTTGGTAATATCCACCACCAGCGGGAACATTTAGCCTCACTTGGCGAAGATTTGAAAGACCTGATTGATTTGTTCGGTACATCACAAACATTGTATCAAGACCATTGCCCAATGTTCAATGAAGGTAAGGGTGCTGTTTGGTTAAGCGAAACAAAGGAAATCAAAAATCCTTACTACGGTTCAAAAATGATTAGCTGTGGTTCTGTAAAAAAGCAGTATTAA
- a CDS encoding efflux RND transporter permease subunit → MVQKIIELSLKNRYIVLLIAAGLLVWGISAVKKNPIDAIPDLSENQVIVFTEWMGRSPQTIEDQVTYPLVSNLQGIPKVKNVRGTSMFGMSFVYIIFDDDVDVYWARTRVMERLNYAQRLLPQEVVPTLGPDGTGVGHIYWYHLDAPQMELGEQRALQDWYIKLALQTVPGVAEVASFGGYEKQYQLVVDPVKLQYYNISLMDVMNKVKANNNDVGGRKFEMADMAYIIRGLGYIKNTADIEKIAVGNYNGIPVRVKDIGSVQMGGDLRLGIFDQNGEGEVVGGIVVMRYGENADQVIKAVKEKIKDVEKGLPAGVTLKTSYDRSTLIEAAIENIKHKLAEEIIAVAFIVILFLFHWRSALSIIIQIPVTVAISFIILNAFGLSSNIMSLTGIALAIGVIVDNGIIMSENSYRNLSVWQNERKQKTSDPS, encoded by the coding sequence ATGGTACAAAAAATAATAGAACTGTCCTTGAAAAACAGGTATATCGTGCTGCTTATAGCAGCCGGTTTACTTGTTTGGGGCATTTCAGCAGTTAAGAAAAATCCGATAGATGCAATTCCTGACCTAAGTGAAAACCAAGTAATAGTTTTCACTGAATGGATGGGACGCAGTCCACAGACTATCGAAGACCAAGTAACCTACCCTTTAGTAAGCAACTTACAGGGAATACCCAAAGTAAAGAACGTAAGAGGCACATCAATGTTCGGAATGAGTTTCGTGTATATCATCTTCGATGACGATGTTGATGTTTATTGGGCTCGTACACGAGTCATGGAAAGACTTAATTATGCTCAAAGGCTATTGCCACAGGAGGTTGTACCAACGCTTGGTCCTGATGGGACAGGCGTTGGTCATATATACTGGTATCATTTGGATGCACCGCAGATGGAACTTGGAGAGCAGCGCGCATTGCAGGATTGGTATATCAAGTTAGCACTGCAAACTGTACCAGGTGTTGCAGAAGTAGCCTCCTTTGGAGGATATGAAAAACAATATCAGTTAGTCGTTGACCCCGTAAAGCTCCAGTATTACAATATCTCCCTTATGGATGTAATGAATAAAGTAAAAGCAAACAACAATGATGTTGGTGGTCGCAAATTTGAAATGGCAGATATGGCTTACATTATACGAGGTTTGGGGTATATAAAGAATACTGCTGATATTGAAAAAATTGCAGTAGGCAACTATAATGGCATTCCGGTAAGAGTAAAAGACATCGGAAGCGTACAAATGGGCGGAGATTTGCGGCTGGGTATATTTGACCAAAATGGAGAAGGAGAAGTTGTGGGAGGAATTGTAGTAATGCGCTATGGCGAAAATGCAGACCAAGTGATAAAAGCCGTTAAAGAAAAAATCAAAGATGTTGAAAAAGGTTTACCGGCTGGCGTAACATTAAAAACTTCTTATGACAGAAGTACATTAATCGAAGCAGCTATCGAAAATATCAAACATAAGCTCGCAGAGGAAATTATTGCAGTCGCCTTTATTGTAATTCTTTTCCTGTTCCACTGGCGGAGTGCATTAAGTATCATTATTCAAATTCCAGTTACCGTTGCCATCAGTTTTATCATATTGAACGCTTTTGGGTTATCATCCAATATTATGTCCCTTACCGGAATTGCGCTGGCAATCGGGGTAATTGTAGATAACGGAATTATAATGTCAGAGAACTCTTATAGAAATCTTTCCGTTTGGCAAAATGAGCGTAAACAAAAAACATCCGACCCATCATGA
- a CDS encoding efflux RND transporter permease subunit, which produces MKIKWFKKKANKNVGYEKIPEEVRLSIIEKSCKQVSRGVFFSTIIIITSFLPVFLLTGQEGKLFHPLAYTKTFILVVDALLVLTLAPVLISFFMKGKFKSEHSNPINRGLEKLYEPVIKWCVKWRKTVLGINIAALIISIPMILNLGREFMPPLDEGSLLFMPVTLPDVSNSEAKRILQVQDKIIKSVPEVAHVLGKAGRANTATDNSPISMIETIILLKPQNEWRDGIKKNDIINELNAKLQMPGVTNGWTMPIINRINMLSTGIRTDVGIKVYGQNLDSIYSLSQKIKTELDGVAGIKDMYVEPITGGKYVDIVINRDEIARYNISIDDVNNLVESALGGMKLTTTIEGRQRFSVNARYGQDFRNNIEALKRLPVQTMDFGSIPLGSVAEVKLSEGAPMINSENAMLRGTVLFNVRERDLGSTVEEAKAKLNNMMLKMPQGYFLEWSGQYENLIRGEQTLKWIMPIVLVIIFLSMYFAFHSMREAFFNLISIPFALIGGVFMISLWGVNLSVAVAVGFIALFGLAVETGIVMVIYLNDAMQQLVLLKGNSRETITNEDLREYVIHGAAKRLRPKIMTVCVTLFGLVPILWSTGVGSDMMKPIVLPMVGGVFTSAIHILLVTPIIFLMQKEYELKKFGKIDVLDAAH; this is translated from the coding sequence ATGAAAATAAAATGGTTTAAAAAGAAAGCCAATAAAAATGTTGGCTACGAAAAAATTCCAGAGGAAGTACGACTTAGTATCATTGAGAAATCATGCAAGCAGGTTTCAAGAGGCGTATTTTTTTCAACGATTATCATTATAACTTCATTTTTACCTGTATTCCTACTCACAGGGCAGGAAGGCAAACTTTTCCATCCGCTTGCTTATACCAAAACGTTTATATTGGTCGTGGATGCTTTATTGGTACTTACGCTTGCGCCGGTGCTGATTTCTTTCTTTATGAAAGGCAAGTTTAAAAGTGAGCATTCAAACCCAATAAACCGGGGCTTGGAAAAGCTGTATGAGCCTGTTATAAAATGGTGTGTAAAATGGCGAAAAACCGTATTGGGTATCAACATCGCTGCACTTATTATAAGTATTCCAATGATATTAAATCTTGGGAGGGAATTTATGCCACCACTCGATGAGGGTTCATTGTTATTTATGCCCGTTACATTACCCGATGTTTCTAATTCAGAAGCCAAACGAATATTGCAGGTTCAGGATAAGATTATTAAATCTGTACCGGAAGTAGCGCACGTTTTAGGTAAAGCTGGCAGGGCGAATACTGCTACAGATAATTCTCCAATCAGTATGATTGAAACTATCATTTTGTTAAAACCACAAAATGAATGGCGGGACGGAATAAAAAAGAATGACATCATTAATGAACTAAATGCGAAACTTCAAATGCCCGGAGTAACAAATGGTTGGACAATGCCCATTATAAACCGCATCAATATGTTATCAACCGGCATCCGTACCGATGTCGGCATAAAAGTTTATGGTCAAAATCTCGATAGCATCTATTCATTATCGCAAAAAATTAAAACGGAGCTTGATGGCGTGGCAGGTATTAAAGATATGTATGTAGAACCAATAACGGGAGGTAAATATGTTGATATTGTTATAAACCGAGATGAAATTGCCCGATACAATATAAGCATAGACGATGTAAACAATTTGGTTGAAAGCGCGTTGGGCGGTATGAAATTGACCACTACCATTGAGGGAAGGCAGCGCTTCTCTGTAAATGCCCGTTACGGACAGGATTTCAGAAATAATATTGAAGCACTTAAACGCCTGCCCGTTCAAACAATGGATTTTGGCTCTATTCCATTAGGAAGTGTTGCAGAAGTTAAGCTATCAGAGGGGGCTCCAATGATTAACTCTGAAAATGCAATGTTAAGAGGTACAGTTCTGTTCAACGTTAGGGAAAGAGACCTTGGCAGCACAGTAGAAGAAGCTAAAGCCAAGCTGAATAATATGATGCTTAAAATGCCTCAGGGATATTTTTTAGAGTGGAGTGGACAATATGAAAACCTTATAAGGGGCGAACAAACACTGAAATGGATTATGCCCATTGTATTAGTTATCATATTTCTGTCTATGTATTTTGCTTTTCATTCTATGAGAGAGGCTTTCTTCAATCTCATCAGTATTCCATTCGCTCTGATTGGAGGAGTATTTATGATTAGTCTATGGGGTGTAAACCTTTCTGTAGCTGTAGCTGTTGGATTTATTGCCCTGTTTGGCCTTGCTGTCGAAACAGGAATTGTTATGGTCATCTACCTCAATGATGCCATGCAACAATTGGTGCTATTAAAAGGAAATAGTCGTGAAACCATTACAAACGAAGACCTTAGAGAATACGTAATACACGGTGCGGCAAAACGCTTACGTCCAAAAATAATGACCGTGTGTGTAACCCTGTTCGGGCTGGTTCCCATATTATGGAGTACCGGCGTAGGCAGTGATATGATGAAACCAATCGTATTGCCGATGGTTGGAGGCGTATTTACTTCAGCAATCCATATTCTGCTGGTTACACCAATTATCTTCCTGATGCAAAAAGAATATGAGCTGAAAAAATTCGGAAAGATTGACGTATTAGATGCAGCACATTAA